In Desulfatiglans sp., the genomic window TGAAAAGAATTCAAAGATCATCTATCTCAACACCCAATATATTTGGCCTTCTTGCCACTGAAACTGCATATAGCCTCTGTGAAGGTTGGCTTGATGAGCTGCTTCTTTATATCCATGAAAATTATTTATTTATGAGAAGATATATAGAGGATAATCTCCCTCTGATAAAGGTCACAGACCTGGAAGGCACCTATCTTTCCTGGCTGGATTTCTCAGGTTATGGATTAACTGATGCTGAAATAGATGAGACCCTTATAAAACAGGCAAAGGTATGGTTTGACAACGGGCCACAGTTCGGTGCAGGCGGTGAGGGGTTTCAGAGGATAAATCTTGCATGCACAAGAAATACATTGATAAAAGCACTTGAAAGGATAAAAGCAGTATTCAGCTCAATATAAATTTTTTGCCCCCAGAAAGTGGTTGAAAAATCCATATTGATTGTTAAACTGTGGGTCATACTGGTTTCATGATGGAGAATTTTGATGAACAGAGAATACTTTGAAAAAATGGACAGATTAATCGAAGACCGGCTGAGCAGAAGGACATTCCTGAAATACCAGATGAAGGGGCTACTGTTTCTTACTGCCGCTAGTTCCGGGCTCATTTTGCCCAGAAAGGTTTTGGCAGAGCCTCTGCCTGATATAGCGGTGGTAAAGGGTGAGGCAGCAAAGGCAGTAAGGGCGGCTGTTGAACTCCTGGGCGGTATGAAGAAATTTGTAAAAACGGGGGGCAAGGTGCTTATAAAACCCAATATGAGCTTTCCGAATCCTCCTGCTATGGCCACAACAACACACCCTGATGTTGTGTGTGAACTTGTCAGGATGTGCAATGAGGCAGGCGCATCAAATATCCTTATCGCCGATTATCCTCTTTTTGATACAGACACATGCCTGAAACGTTCGGGGATACTTGATGCATGCGGAAAACTGGAGAACACAAGGGTTGTAGGCGCTTCAAGTGACAGATTTTACAAGGATACTGAGATTAAAGATGCCAGAAAGATGAGCCGAAACGGTATTTTTCAGGAAGCATTCAAGGTGGATACCCTTATTTCGGTACCTGTTGCAAAATCCCATACAGCCACAGGTGTAAGCCTTGCCATGAAGGGCATGATGGGCCTTGTATGGGACCGTTCAGGTATGCATACAAAGGAATTATCATCATCAATAGTCGATTTGTGCACTGTGCTCAAGGCTGATCTGACCGTGATCGATGCTACCAGGGTGCTTTCCACAAACGGCCCCAGGGGGCCCGGAAAGGTGCTCAAGGAAGATACCATTATTGCTTCAAAAGATATGGTGGCGGCTGATGCATTTGCAGTGTCAAGGTTCCAGTGGTATGGGAAAAGGTATAAGCCAGCCCAGGTGAAGTATATCCTTGAGGCCCATGAAAGGGGCCTGGGTAGAATGGATATAGAAAATCTTGAGGTAAAGGAGATCCAGGTCTGATTTTCCCTTCAGGTTATTTAATCATGTCAGCGCCAGATACAGTAACGGGCACTGACATTTCAACTTATATACAGGGATACATATGAGATTTCGAACCATAATACAGTTTATTAGTCTGGCCGCATTTTTATTCTTGCTGGTAACGGTTGCAACTACAGCGGTGGGGCTAGTTTCCCCTGACCTTTATCTCTGTATGGACCCTCTAATCGTCTTCGGATCAGCCATAAGCGGGAGGGTCTTTCTTGTTTCATTTATCCCGGCCATTATTGTTGTTCTTGTCACCATATTTTTCGGCAGGCTGTTCTGTGGATATATCTGCCCAATGGGTATAACTGTTGACTGCAGCGACAGGCTGCTTAAGCTGAAAAAGAAAAAGGGAGAAGGAATGCCTTATTTGTACAGGCTCAAGTATTATCTCCTGTTTATCGTACTGGGTTCAGCCATCCTTGGTGTTTCCGCGGTCTTTATCGGCTCCCCGCTCTCTCTTATCACAAGGTTCTATGGCCTGGTTATCTATCCGGTTATTACATTTTTGGGGAAGATGGGGCTGGACCTGATACACCCGGTTGTCGACCATTTTGAGATTTACGGGCTCTTATATGCAGATATCTCTTCTCCCAGGTATGCTACCATTTTTTTTGTGCTTCTCCTTTTTATTGGGATATTTGCGGCAGGTAAAATCAATACCAGGTTCTGGTGCAGGTATTTATGTCCGGCAGGCGCCATGCTTGCCCTCTTTTCCAGGTTTTCCATTGTGAAAAGGAGTGTATCCGATGCATGCACAAAATGCGGAAAGTGCGTACGATCATGCCCAATGGGGGCTATTGATAAAAATTCGCCTGATAATACCTCCTTTAAGGAGTGTATAGGGTGCCTTACATGCAGGTATGTGTGCCCGGTCAATGCAATTGATTTTAATATAAAGATGTTAAAAATAAAAGATAACCCCGATTTTGTCCCTGAAAGGCGCGCTGTTTTATACTCAGGGGTTGCAGGTGCGGTTTTTGCCTCGGCAAATCTAACAGGCCTTTATTCTGTATATGGTAAACCTGGTGTGGGTTCTGTTTCTCCAAAAGAGCTGGTGAGGCCCCCAGGATCAAGGCCTGAAGATGATTTTCTTGCACTGTGTGTGCGCTGCGGAGAATGTATGGTTGCATGCCCGAATAATGCACTCCAGCCAGTGTGGTTTGCCCGTGGCGTTGAGGGCCTTTTCAGCCCGTCACTTGTCCCCAAAAGGGGCGCATGCAATCCTGACTGCAATAACTGCGGCGTAGCATGCCCGACAGAGGCCATAAGGCCCCTTGATATCCTGGACAGAAGGTGGGCAAAGACAGGCACTGCCAGGATCATGCGTGAAATGTGCCTTGCATGGGAGCACCAGAAAAGGTGCATGGTGTGCGATGAGGTGTGCCCTTACAGCGCCATAAAATTCAGGTCTGAACCGGGTAACCCTGTGCCTGTGCCAGAGGTACTTGAAGAAAGGTGTTCAGGTTGCGGTTTCTGCGAGCATCACTGCCCTGTACAGAATCAGTCTGCCATTTATGTTACACCAATGGGCGCTGTGAGGTTAAACAAAGGCTCCTTCATGGATTATGGCAAATCACAGGGGCTGAATATTTCACTTGAGCATGAGGGCAAAAAGGAGCAGTCTGGTGCCGGGGGTTACCCCGGGGAATCCTATCCCTCTTTTGAAGGAGGTGCCCCTGGTTTTGAAGCAGATTCCCCCGGATTTGAAACAGGCATTGACAGCCTTGAGCAGGGTAAAGGGGAGTTAATACACGAGGATGGTGAGTACGACATTGCCCCCGGATTTACTGAGTGATCTTTCTCAGGATGGGGCCATCGGCTGTATCTGTTATCTCGATCCCTTTTTGACTAAGGAGTTCCTGGCGGATACGGTCCGATGTCTCCCAGTCCTTTAACCTTCTTGCCTCTTCTCTTTTTATCAGCATCTCTGTCACTTCAGGATCAGGTATATTTACATCGAGGTCAAAAACATCAATCACCGAATTAATCTCCTTAAGAGACGCCATGATCTTAAGCCTGTCCTCCTGGGAGAGACCGCTTTTATCAATAATTATATTCACCCTGTTCATGAATATAAATATTGATGCCAGGGCAGGGGCAATATTGAGGTCATCATCCATGGAGCTGTTAAAACTGTTCCTGAGATCATAGCAGGTCTGATCTATCTCAGGGTTTGATGAAACCTCCCGGCAGTTGTGGAGTCTTGCAACAAATTTATCCATATTGGCAAGTGTCTTTTTGGCCATATCAAGTTTTTCCCATGAAAAACTGACAGGTTTCCTGTAATGGCTGCACAGTAGCCAGTAACGAAGCTCCCTTCCCGTATATCCTTTTCCAAGAATGCTCTTTATAGAATAGGCTGGGTCACTCACCTGTGACGGCTTTTTACCATCTATCATCACCAGTTCGTTATGGAGCCAGTATCTGGCAGGGGCTTTACCTGTTACAGCCTTTCCAATTGCAATAGAGTTTTCATGGTGCGGGAATATCAGGTCTATACCGCTTGTATGGATATCATACGTTTCACCGAGGTATTTCAGGGTCATGGCAGGGCATTCAAGGTGCCAGCTCGGCCTGATGTTACCCCACTTTGTCTGGTAGAATATTCCTTTTTTAAGCTCATTCAGTGTTGATCTCTTTAAAAGTGTAAAATCCCTGGGATTATCCTTTTCATACTGCTCAAGGTCAACGGTCTTGCCAAGTTTTATCTTGTTAAGATCGATACGGCTGAGTTTGCCGTAATCCCTGAATCTTGCAATATTAAAGTACAGGGATCTGAATTTTTCATATGCATATCCCTTTTCAAGCAGTGTGCCTGCGAGTTCTATCATATCATTAACATGCGCTGATGCCTTTGGATATGCCTTTGCCTTTTTAACCCTCAGTATTTCAAGCTCGTCCATGAACTCATCATAGAATTTATCTGTGAATTCCCTGAGAGGTCTCCCCGCCTTTTCTGCCCCCTGAATGGTCCTGTCATCAATATCAGTTACATTCATTATGTGGGTTACTTCATATCCCCTGAACTCAAGATAACGCCTTAAAAGGTCTGAAAACACAAACCTCCTGCATTCGCCTATGTTTATGGGCTGAGCAAGAGTTGGACCGCAGGAATATATGCTGACCCTGTTTTTTTCAAGGGGGGCGAACTCCTCTTTTTTTCTGGTAATTGTATTGTAAAATACCTGGCCTGTCTTTGTCTTATCTTCAAACAGTGCCGTGCTCAGGTATCTTTCACCACCATCCGGGATAATTACGACGATTGTTCCGCTCTCCATCTCCTTTGCTACAGTAATAGCAGCAGCCATTGCAGCCCCTGAGCTCATACCGCAGAAGATGCCCTCTTTCCTGGCCAGGAGCCTTGCAGTCTGGTATGCCTCTTCATCATCTATCCTTATGATGCGATCTACTTTTGTTTTGTTATAAATTCCTGGGGTATAGGATTCCTTCATATTTTTAAGTCCCTGAATCCTGTGGCCAAGATAGGGTTCCATGCCTATTATCTTAATGCTGCTGTCAAACTCCTTTAGTCGTTTTGAGATGCCCATCAATGTGCCGCTTGTGCCAAGGGCAGCGACCACTGCATTTACCTCATGGTTTGTCTGTTCCCATATCTCAGGGGCAGTAGTATTATAATGGGCCTTCCAGTTTGATTCATTATTATACTGATCAGCGAGCCAGTAATTTTGAGGCTCTTTTCGCATAAGGTCATAGACAAATTCTATGGCCCCGTCTGTTGAGAGGTGCAGGGGTGTAAACTTGAGTTCAGCGCCCATTGCGTGTAATATCTTTTTTCTCTCTTCACTTACCGCTTCGGACATAACAAGCATTATCCTGTAGCCCTTTACAGCCGCGACTAGGGCAAGACCTATCCCGGTATTTCCGCTTGTGGCCTCAAGTATAGTCTTGTTTTTTGTCAGTTCACCGCTTTTTTCCGCATCTTCAATCATCTGAAGGGCTGGGCGGTCTTTTATGGACCCGCCAGGATTAAAGGATTCCAGCTTAGCCAGGATCTTAACATTTTTATTGGGGTTAAGCCTGTTAACAGGTATAAGTGGCGTATTTCCTATCAGGTCAAGAATTGTGGTCGGAATCTTATTTTTTATATCCATGCTGAATTCGCTTAAATATGTGTGTATAGAAATATATAAAACAGGTTTTGGATACTATTAAAATAATCCTTCTATTTCAACATGTAATTTTTTTTTCAAGATTACTTGACAAATTTTTATTTGGAATTATGTTTGTGCAGTTTTTAATCTCATCGTAAACAGATGAAATTTCTTGAACATTTTCAAAATACATAAAACGGAAACATATGAATTAACAGGGTCCGTTTTTAAAAAAGAAAATTTAAAAGGAGGTATGGTTTCCTTTAATTTTATTTTAATCTACTAATCTTTAAGGAGGAAAATTTTAAATGAAAATCAGACCATTACACGATCGAGTAATAGTTAAAAGGATCAAAGAGGAAGAGACAACAAAGGGTGGAATCATAATTCCTGATACCGCAAAGGAAAAACCCTCTGAGGGAAAGGTTATTGCAGTAGGAAATGGCAAGATCCTTGAGAACGGCACTGTAAAGCCGCTTGAGGTCAAAAAGGGTGACAAGGTACTTTTTGGTAAATATGCCGGTACTGAGATAAAGATTGAAGGTGAAGAGCACCTTATTATGCGTGAAGATGACATTATTGCCATTGTGGAATAGGCATAAAATAAAATAAGGAGATTAAGTTATGGCAAAAGAGATTAAGTACGGTGGAAAGGCCCGCGAGTCAATTTTAAGAGGCGTTGACACCCTTGCTAATGCGGTTAAGGTTACTTTAGGTCCCAAAGGGCGCAATGTAGTTCTTGATAAGTCTTTTGGCTCGCCGAACATCACCAAAGACGGTGTTACAGTAGCAAAAGAGATAGAACTTGAAGACAAATTTGAAAATATGGGCGCCCAGATGGTCAAGGAGGTTGCCTCAAAGACCTCTGATGTTGCAGGAGATGGTACAACAACAGCCACTGTTCTGGCCCAGGCAATATACCGTGAGGGTTCAAAACTGGTTGCTGCCGGTATCAACCCCATGGCCATTAAGAGGGGTATTGAAAAGGCTGTTGAAGTAGCAGTAGAAGAACTCAAAAAGATATCAAAACAGACAAAAGATCAGGAAGAGATTTCACAGGTTGGCACAATATCAGCCAATAATGACTCCACAATAGGAAATATTATTGCTGAGGCAATGAACAAGGTAGGAAAAGAGGGTGTTATCACCGTTGAAGAGGCAAAGAGCATGGACACCACCCTTGAGATCGTTGAAGGTATGCAGTTTGACCGCGGATATCTCTCACCCTATTTTGTAACCGATGCAGAGAAGATGACAGTTACCCTCAATAACCCCTATATCCTGCTTAATGAGAAAAAGGTCAGCGGTATGAAGGATCTTGTACCCATACTTGAGCAGATAGCCAAGATGGGCAGACCTCTGCTTATTCTTGCTGAAGATGTTGAGGGTGAGGCGCTTGCAACACTGGTTGTTAACAAGCTCAGGGGCACATTACAGGTAGCAGCCGTAAAGGCACCTGGCTTTGGCGACAGAAGAAAGGCAATGCTTGAGGATATAGCGATTCTTACCGGCGGAAAGGTAATTGCAGAAGACCTTGGCCTTAAACTTGAAAACGTAACACTCAATGATCTTGGTACAGCAAAGACCATAACCATTGATAAAGATAATACTGTTATAGTAGATGGCGGCGGATCAAGAAAAGACCTTGAAGGCAGGGTAAAGATGCTCAGGGCGCAGATTGAAGAGACCACATCCGATTATGACAGGGAAAAACTCCAGGAAAGACTTGCAAAACTTATTGGCGGTGTTGCTGTTATTAATGTTGGTGCAGCCACAGAGACCGAGATGAAGGAGAAAAAGGCAAGGGTTGAGGATGCACTTAATGCAACAAGGGCTGCTGTAGAAGAGGGTATAGTTCCAGGCGGCGGTGTGGCTCTCTTAAGATGCGTAAAGGCGATTTCCAAACTTGAGCTTCCCGGAGAAGAGCAGAACGGGGTAAATATAGTAATGAGGGCGCTTGAAGAGCCTATCCGTCAGATTGCAAATAATGCAGGTCTTGAGGGTTCGGTTGTTGTTGAGAAGGTAAAGAATGAAAAGGGCGCCATGGGCCTTAATGCTGCAACAGGCGAATATGAAGACCTTATCAAGGCTGGTATCATTGATCCCAAAAAGGTTACCAGGTTTGCACTCCAGAATGCAGCCTCAGTAGCATCTCTGCTCCTTACAACAGAGGCAATGATAGCTGAAAAACCCTCTGAAAAGGATGATATGCCTGCTATGCCTGGCGGTGGAATGGGTGGCATGGGTGGTATGGGCGGTATGGGCGGTATGATGTAACAGCCCTGTTTAACCTTACAATAATTAAAACCCTGTCAGTTATATTCCTGACAGGGTTTTTTATTTATAATGAGTACTTTTTTATGATGGGACGTAATATAACGTCCTTAAATATTACAATATATCAAATCTCTAATAAATAATTACCATCTTTAGCTGTCTTTTCTCCTCGCCTTACAGCATAACTCACAGCCGCTATTGTTAAACCAAGCTTTCTCGATAAGTCTGTCATTGAAATACCCAGCTTATTATTACACCAGTAACAAAGCAGATCCCGGGCCTTAACCCTGTCCACTTGATTGCCTTTTCCTGTTATATAATCCTTATCAAGTTTAAATATTGCACTGACTCTTTCTACTATCTTTTCAAAATCATATCCCTTTGAGCTTAATGCATATTTCTCTGTAAAACTCTCTTCTGCCTCAGATAAAACCGTGAGAACAAAGTCACTCTCTCCTAATATCCTCTGATCACTTTTAATTCTATCCTGACCGGTTAATCGAATCTTCTTTACCTCTCCCCATCCTCCCATGCTCCTTATTAAACCACCCCCTACCAACTCAGGGCGCCTTCCCATGGAAATACCTTCCTCAACATATGAGAGGTATTTCTTCCTTGCACTGCGTCTATTCTTACCAAAATAGCTCAATACATAATCAATATCCTGCCATCCTCTCTTTACCTTCCCCATTACAGCACTGTGCCCGGAATATGGATATCTATTGAGCTCATCCATATCTTTGACAATTTTAGCCCTTAGGGGGTTCAGGTGTATATACCGGACAAGTTCCTGTAAATAGGCATCTTCCTGGCAGATAATGGATTTATACCTGTTCTGAAACAACTGGCCATGCCGCTTGTGTCTTCTATTAAAATAAACAGCATAGCCTGTCAGTAATCTTCTCATAAATTGAGAGATGCCTGATGGGCCACTTCTTAAAAATATATGGATGTGGTTGGGCATAAATGCCCATGCGTAGCATTGGGTTTTTGTTTCAGGGATAAGAGTAGCGAGACGATCAATAAAATTATCACGATCTTCATTATCCGTGAATATCTTCCGGCGTTCTATTCCCCTTATCATTACATGATGTAATATACCGGGGGTATCTAATCTTGCTGTTCTTGGCATGGGGTTACCTTACTCATACCATTTTTATATGTCAACTTATTTTATTATTGAAGGACGTCCCCGTTTGCACACAAAAGCTGAAATGTAGTAGCGGAAATATGGTATTTGGCCGATCCGGCAATGTTGCCCAAATGGCCAAATATCATTAAAAAATAAATTCCGGGGTGAATAAATCCTATTTACAAAAAAAGCCAACAGTAGCAAAACTTGTAAATATAAAAATTAAAACAAAAATCATCTTTAATATAAACTGGTTATCAAAAAATAATAGTCGGTAAATAGCAGGCAGAAACAGCTTTTAACCATGCAGTCAAGGCGACTGGCTAGCATCATGTTGAATCAAATTCAAAGCCTTTGCAGCCTTTCTCCTTGCATGCCATTGGTTG contains:
- the groL gene encoding chaperonin GroEL (60 kDa chaperone family; promotes refolding of misfolded polypeptides especially under stressful conditions; forms two stacked rings of heptamers to form a barrel-shaped 14mer; ends can be capped by GroES; misfolded proteins enter the barrel where they are refolded when GroES binds), producing MAKEIKYGGKARESILRGVDTLANAVKVTLGPKGRNVVLDKSFGSPNITKDGVTVAKEIELEDKFENMGAQMVKEVASKTSDVAGDGTTTATVLAQAIYREGSKLVAAGINPMAIKRGIEKAVEVAVEELKKISKQTKDQEEISQVGTISANNDSTIGNIIAEAMNKVGKEGVITVEEAKSMDTTLEIVEGMQFDRGYLSPYFVTDAEKMTVTLNNPYILLNEKKVSGMKDLVPILEQIAKMGRPLLILAEDVEGEALATLVVNKLRGTLQVAAVKAPGFGDRRKAMLEDIAILTGGKVIAEDLGLKLENVTLNDLGTAKTITIDKDNTVIVDGGGSRKDLEGRVKMLRAQIEETTSDYDREKLQERLAKLIGGVAVINVGAATETEMKEKKARVEDALNATRAAVEEGIVPGGGVALLRCVKAISKLELPGEEQNGVNIVMRALEEPIRQIANNAGLEGSVVVEKVKNEKGAMGLNAATGEYEDLIKAGIIDPKKVTRFALQNAASVASLLLTTEAMIAEKPSEKDDMPAMPGGGMGGMGGMGGMGGMM
- a CDS encoding 4Fe-4S binding protein, which encodes MRFRTIIQFISLAAFLFLLVTVATTAVGLVSPDLYLCMDPLIVFGSAISGRVFLVSFIPAIIVVLVTIFFGRLFCGYICPMGITVDCSDRLLKLKKKKGEGMPYLYRLKYYLLFIVLGSAILGVSAVFIGSPLSLITRFYGLVIYPVITFLGKMGLDLIHPVVDHFEIYGLLYADISSPRYATIFFVLLLFIGIFAAGKINTRFWCRYLCPAGAMLALFSRFSIVKRSVSDACTKCGKCVRSCPMGAIDKNSPDNTSFKECIGCLTCRYVCPVNAIDFNIKMLKIKDNPDFVPERRAVLYSGVAGAVFASANLTGLYSVYGKPGVGSVSPKELVRPPGSRPEDDFLALCVRCGECMVACPNNALQPVWFARGVEGLFSPSLVPKRGACNPDCNNCGVACPTEAIRPLDILDRRWAKTGTARIMREMCLAWEHQKRCMVCDEVCPYSAIKFRSEPGNPVPVPEVLEERCSGCGFCEHHCPVQNQSAIYVTPMGAVRLNKGSFMDYGKSQGLNISLEHEGKKEQSGAGGYPGESYPSFEGGAPGFEADSPGFETGIDSLEQGKGELIHEDGEYDIAPGFTE
- a CDS encoding cysteine--tRNA ligase codes for the protein MDIKNKIPTTILDLIGNTPLIPVNRLNPNKNVKILAKLESFNPGGSIKDRPALQMIEDAEKSGELTKNKTILEATSGNTGIGLALVAAVKGYRIMLVMSEAVSEERKKILHAMGAELKFTPLHLSTDGAIEFVYDLMRKEPQNYWLADQYNNESNWKAHYNTTAPEIWEQTNHEVNAVVAALGTSGTLMGISKRLKEFDSSIKIIGMEPYLGHRIQGLKNMKESYTPGIYNKTKVDRIIRIDDEEAYQTARLLARKEGIFCGMSSGAAMAAAITVAKEMESGTIVVIIPDGGERYLSTALFEDKTKTGQVFYNTITRKKEEFAPLEKNRVSIYSCGPTLAQPINIGECRRFVFSDLLRRYLEFRGYEVTHIMNVTDIDDRTIQGAEKAGRPLREFTDKFYDEFMDELEILRVKKAKAYPKASAHVNDMIELAGTLLEKGYAYEKFRSLYFNIARFRDYGKLSRIDLNKIKLGKTVDLEQYEKDNPRDFTLLKRSTLNELKKGIFYQTKWGNIRPSWHLECPAMTLKYLGETYDIHTSGIDLIFPHHENSIAIGKAVTGKAPARYWLHNELVMIDGKKPSQVSDPAYSIKSILGKGYTGRELRYWLLCSHYRKPVSFSWEKLDMAKKTLANMDKFVARLHNCREVSSNPEIDQTCYDLRNSFNSSMDDDLNIAPALASIFIFMNRVNIIIDKSGLSQEDRLKIMASLKEINSVIDVFDLDVNIPDPEVTEMLIKREEARRLKDWETSDRIRQELLSQKGIEITDTADGPILRKITQ
- a CDS encoding transposase, with protein sequence MPRTARLDTPGILHHVMIRGIERRKIFTDNEDRDNFIDRLATLIPETKTQCYAWAFMPNHIHIFLRSGPSGISQFMRRLLTGYAVYFNRRHKRHGQLFQNRYKSIICQEDAYLQELVRYIHLNPLRAKIVKDMDELNRYPYSGHSAVMGKVKRGWQDIDYVLSYFGKNRRSARKKYLSYVEEGISMGRRPELVGGGLIRSMGGWGEVKKIRLTGQDRIKSDQRILGESDFVLTVLSEAEESFTEKYALSSKGYDFEKIVERVSAIFKLDKDYITGKGNQVDRVKARDLLCYWCNNKLGISMTDLSRKLGLTIAAVSYAVRRGEKTAKDGNYLLEI
- a CDS encoding DUF362 domain-containing protein — translated: MSRRTFLKYQMKGLLFLTAASSGLILPRKVLAEPLPDIAVVKGEAAKAVRAAVELLGGMKKFVKTGGKVLIKPNMSFPNPPAMATTTHPDVVCELVRMCNEAGASNILIADYPLFDTDTCLKRSGILDACGKLENTRVVGASSDRFYKDTEIKDARKMSRNGIFQEAFKVDTLISVPVAKSHTATGVSLAMKGMMGLVWDRSGMHTKELSSSIVDLCTVLKADLTVIDATRVLSTNGPRGPGKVLKEDTIIASKDMVAADAFAVSRFQWYGKRYKPAQVKYILEAHERGLGRMDIENLEVKEIQV
- a CDS encoding co-chaperone GroES, which encodes MKIRPLHDRVIVKRIKEEETTKGGIIIPDTAKEKPSEGKVIAVGNGKILENGTVKPLEVKKGDKVLFGKYAGTEIKIEGEEHLIMREDDIIAIVE